One segment of Panicum virgatum strain AP13 chromosome 1K, P.virgatum_v5, whole genome shotgun sequence DNA contains the following:
- the LOC120680346 gene encoding uncharacterized protein LOC120680346, producing MPSPSLLLLRAPPPSPHLTSPIHRCLALPSPSLRPTTRAPLRLASAAGSRRAPRAAAARVVEPGDAGASGALIPIARCYEGHLARLDLAGAARREQAVAAAAAVDGAAAAEAHLAAGAEAMVVEAFLPGPNGGGTTASSSTRVILQAKEVKDKASKIKKQFGSEFFSENEPGSETMLAMAFKQVVMQRLSNFRLEVFSPGSERDSQDLGKPRKVSMDFSVISSDEKLLASLAEAIFSCVIQDASKNHLGATGSLFHKQQLNCSIDSSVCIHKISEAEIVRSAKRCLESFHLMKSPQNARKIKNGWWPAPNYESLVKIGGHEFALWANEYVPTYKLQIKAKAFENTYLEGRHESESNRWEVLLTHSQLVELGSVIDMYFEDQFTLPGKTFHPYWNSDPSKIKKNNGYLNSLFSLLAGSCIILFVAIFAQLCWPRSLGDKRLFNGSSNVSSSQSYCSDIKSLDSSEIQAYCTPLIKKMKDSYGCPGDVMVDAHIGAWVGELPDCFKGINSEDNAASDNVQHPYTFSQENQAQLVPINTKVSHLEQNDGIQETVQNIASFQVVMSEEGKVVGFQPTNRPAVNHWSTNPLATLLYQGRTLSPGILEPKLKISRPAKAVPIELLMSVNQDSFLLWQGLFKINGSRE from the exons ATGCCGTCCCcatctctcctcctcctccgcgcccctcctccctcgccgcaccTCACCTCACCCATCCACCGATGCctcgccctcccctccccctccctcagACCAACAACCCGCGCGCCTCTGCGCCTGGCCTCCGCCGCGGGGTCCCGTCGCGCcccacgggccgccgccgcccgcgtcgtGGAGCCGGGCGACGCCGGTGCCAGCGGCGCCCTCATCCCGATCGCGCGCTGCTACGAGGGCCACCTCGcgcgcctcgacctcgccggcgccgcgcgccgggagcaggcggtcgccgccgcggccgccgtcgacgGAGCGGCCGCAGCGGAGgcgcacctcgccgccggcgccgaggccatgGTCGTTGAGGCGTTCCTCCCCGGGCCCAATGGGGGAGGGACGACCGCATCGTCGTCCACACGAGTG ATTTTGCAAGCCAAGGAAGTCAAAGACAAGGCCAGTAAGATAAAGAAACAATTTGGGTCCGAGTttttctctgaaaacgaacctGGTTCAGAGACTATGTTGGCTATGGCCTTTAAGCAAGTTGTAATGCAGCGGCTTTCAAACTTTCGGCTCGAGGTCTTCTCCCCAGGTTCAGAGAGAGACTCCCAAGACTTGGGCAAACCACGAAAG GTGTCCATGGACTTTAGCGTCATTTCATCAGATGAAAAACTTCTGGCTTCTCTTGCCGAAGCCATTTTCTCCTGCGTCATCCAGGATGCCAGCAAGAATCACCTCGGGGCCACAGGCAGTTTGTTTCACAAGCAGCAGCTCAACTGCTCAATTGATTCCTCCGTTTGTATACACAAAATTTCTGAGGCAGAAATAGTGAGAAGTGCTAAGAGATGCCTGGAGAGTTTTCATCTAATGAAGTCTCCTCAGAATGCGCGCAAAATAAAGAATGGATGGTGGCCAGCACCAAATTATGAAAGTTTGGTGAAGATTGGGGGTCATGAGTTTGCCCTTTGGGCCAATGAGTACGTTCCTACCTATAAACTGCAAATAAAAGCCAAAGCATTTGAGAATACTTATCTTGAAGGCCGTCATGAGTCAGAAAGTAATAGGTGGGAAGTTCTCTTGACCCACTCCCAACTG GTGGAACTAGGGAGCGTTATAGACATGTACTTCGAAGATCAATTCACATTACCAGGCAAAACTTTCCATCCTTACTGGAATTCAGATCCATCAAAGATTAAAAAGAACAAT GGCTATTTGAACAGCCTTTTTAGTTTATTGGCTGGTAGCTGTATTATTCTTTTTGTCGCCATCTTTGCTCAGTTATGCTGGCCTCGATCTCTTGGAGACAAAAGGCTATTCAATGGAAGTTCAAATGTGTCATCGTCTCAAAGCTATTGTTCTGATATCAAGTCTCTTGATAGCAGCGAG ATACAAGCTTATTGCACACCTCTTATTAAGAAAATGAAAGACTCATATGGCTGCCCTGGTGATGTAATGGTTGATGCACATATTGGAGCTTGGGTTGGAGAACTGCCTGATTGCTTCAAGGGAATCAACAGCGAGGATAATGCTGCTTCTGACAATGTTCAGCATCCCTACACTTTTAGCCAGGAAAATCAAGCCCAATTGGTGCCAATTAATACTAAGGTGTCTCATTTGGAACAAAATGATGGAATTCAGGAAACCGTGCAGAATATTGCTAGTTTTCAG GTGGTCATGTCAGAAGAAGGTAAAGTAGTGGGATTTCAGCCAACTAACCGCCCAGCTGTGAACCATTGGTCAACAAACCCACTAGCTACACTTCTGTATCAGGGGCGAACACTTTCTCCAG GTATTCTGGAACCAAAGCTTAAAATTTCTCGTCCAGCTAAGGCTGTCCCAATTGAATTGTTGATGTCGGTAAATCAAGATTCCTTTTTGCTTTGGCAAGGCCTTTTCAAGATCAATGGTAGCAGAG AATGA
- the LOC120683079 gene encoding zinc finger protein CONSTANS-LIKE 9-like, whose amino-acid sequence MPMLPRDVLPTRHLSFDFEVKPPVPAVVSSPSTGGYHQYQAEAAALLVASSAPEKPPSGQDMEARTKQLEKRQEAKQRYKDKKKNRKFGKQIMYVSRKVRADTRNRVKGRFAKACSGSGHSGDDQSTQHCDENEQPTDSCL is encoded by the exons ATGCCGATGCTGCCACGGGACGTGCTCCCGACTAGACACCTGAGCTTCGACTTCGAGGTGAAGCCGCCGGTCCCAGCGGTGGTAAGCAGCCCGTCGACGGGCGGCTACCACCAATatcaggcggaggcggcggccctgctAGTGGCGTCGTCGGCGCCGGAGAAACCACCATCAGGGCAGGACATGGAAGCAAGAACCAAGCAACTCGAGAAGAGGCAGGAGGCTAAGCAGAGGTAcaaggacaagaagaagaacaggAA GTTTGGCAAGCAGATCATGTACGTCTCCCGGAAGGTGCGAGCAGACACACGAAACCGAGTCAAGGGCAGATTTGCAAAGGCGTGCAGCGGCAGTGGCCACAGCGGCGACGATCAGTCTACACAGCATTGCGATGAGAATGAGCAGCCTACAGATTCTTGCCTATAG